A genome region from Candidatus Zixiibacteriota bacterium includes the following:
- a CDS encoding methyltransferase domain-containing protein: MIKDIVAKIHPQMVLDVGCKHGAFTKKLAEYCGKITAIDISCDAIDQARRENISDNISYFCMNALDLRFPDEYFDLVYERISLHHIKKWRDVIDEMVRVSQKYILIEEPLEDPRSQEKKNTIEAQKLYLEIQQEVGYAHYPYVDTDAMENHLKGRGLKVETRIYRTDELTTFDEFFEYYESFVVKTERRSYWRDRLKALRNKFDGQELAINDIFFAYAEK; this comes from the coding sequence ATGATTAAAGATATCGTCGCCAAAATTCACCCGCAGATGGTTTTGGATGTCGGCTGTAAGCATGGAGCCTTCACCAAGAAACTGGCCGAATACTGCGGAAAGATAACTGCTATCGATATCTCCTGCGACGCGATCGATCAGGCCCGTCGCGAAAACATATCTGATAATATCAGCTACTTTTGTATGAACGCCCTCGATCTGCGTTTTCCGGATGAATACTTTGATCTCGTCTATGAGCGTATTTCACTGCACCATATAAAGAAATGGCGGGATGTGATCGATGAGATGGTGCGCGTATCGCAGAAGTATATCCTGATCGAGGAACCGCTCGAGGATCCCCGTAGCCAGGAAAAGAAGAACACCATTGAAGCCCAGAAACTGTACCTCGAAATTCAGCAGGAGGTCGGCTACGCACACTATCCCTATGTCGATACTGACGCGATGGAAAATCATCTCAAAGGCAGGGGGCTCAAGGTCGAGACCAGAATCTATCGCACCGATGAACTGACCACTTTCGATGAGTTCTTCGAGTACTACGAGAGTTTCGTTGTCAAAACCGAGCGTCGCAGTTACTGGCGCGATCGACTCAAAGCTTTGCGCAACAAGTTTGATGGTCAGGAACTGGCGATCAACGATATCTTCTTTGCCTACGCCGAAAAATAG
- a CDS encoding 3-isopropylmalate dehydratase → MAKIEGKVFKYGDDINTDVIFPGKYTYTVTDPDEMAKHAMEDLDPEFIEKVAKGDIVVGGKNFGCGSSREQAVKCLKFAGVGAVIARTFSRIYFRNLINNGVPAIVQPEVVEKIQPGDKLAIDLEQGKIDTPYGEFDFPAYAPEIMEIMQAGGLIPYTQKKLGTA, encoded by the coding sequence ATGGCTAAAATCGAAGGCAAAGTTTTTAAATACGGCGATGATATCAATACCGACGTGATTTTCCCCGGAAAGTATACCTACACCGTAACCGATCCTGACGAAATGGCCAAGCACGCTATGGAGGATCTCGATCCGGAATTCATCGAGAAAGTCGCAAAAGGCGATATAGTAGTGGGAGGCAAGAACTTCGGATGCGGATCGTCTCGGGAGCAGGCTGTCAAATGTCTCAAGTTCGCCGGTGTCGGAGCGGTAATCGCCAGGACTTTTTCACGGATTTATTTCCGCAATTTGATCAATAACGGGGTACCTGCCATAGTCCAGCCAGAAGTGGTCGAAAAGATTCAGCCGGGCGACAAGCTGGCGATCGATCTTGAGCAGGGTAAAATCGATACGCCCTATGGCGAGTTCGATTTTCCGGCCTACGCCCCGGAGATTATGGAAATTATGCAGGCCGGCGGATTGATTCCGTACACACAGAAAAAACTGGGTACTGCCTGA